A single window of Pyrus communis chromosome 10, drPyrComm1.1, whole genome shotgun sequence DNA harbors:
- the LOC137747415 gene encoding pre-rRNA-processing protein ESF1-like encodes MGKNKKNKKKLKESKGDDENIIADPRFSSVHWDPRFQNVPKHKAKVEIDSRFDRMFTDKRFSSSSAPLDKRGKPKKLEEGNSLRQYYRMEEDDDGDKVKSKTEDGEKDKSKEDKEKEEEEEESEEVEELGGEESEDDVASGGSETTTDTDTDTDDGYEDEEVVLEDGAPGIEAEDIPEIEKETHRLAIVNLDWRHVKAVDLYAVLRSFLPKGGEMKSVTVYPSEFGLQRMKEEELHGPVGLFDDENEKSDEDDDADDDDEELIAQKMRAYEKSRLRYYFAVVECDSIATADYLYKNCDGVEFERSSNKLDLRFIPDSMEFKHPPRDVATEVPASYGGLDFQTQALQHSKIDISWDEDEPGRKTLKRKFTDDQLSELELKEYLASDESESDEEENDDAVEDKTDKKSKKRDMYRALLLSGNGEGEGGEGDEDASEGDGEDNDQDMEITFNTGLEDISKRILEKKDKGSETVWESYLRKRREKRKNRKNKSKDSSEDESSDSDHEAADGPDDFFMEEPSVEKTKKGSQGKSKKDKKRQQDDKEAEASRNELELLLADDNGADAGPKGYNLKRKKTKGKKGKEALEEDKIPTADFEDPRFSALFTSSRFALDPTDPQFKRSAAYARQVALRQSKADREVPEKEVKSDVSPSKMEKSSLIKSIKMKAQPLQGKMPKKEENLQSKGKKEKKDKQEDPSLAHPAKKQKKTKG; translated from the exons ATggggaagaacaagaaaaacaaaaaaaagctcAAAGAATCCAAGGGCGACGATGAGAACATAATCGCCGATCCTCGGTTCTCGTCCGTGCACTGGGACCCTAGGTTCCAGAACGTTCCCAAGCACAAGGCGAAGGTCGAGATCGACTCGCGGTTCGACCGGATGTTTACGGACAAGCGATTCAGCTCGTCATCGGCGCCGCTGGACAAGCGAGGCAAGCCGAAGAAGCTCGAGGAGGGCAACTCGCTGCGGCAGTACTACAGGATGGAGGAGGACGACGACGGAGATAAGGTAAAGTCCAAAACGGAAGACGGAGAAAAGGACAAATCGAAAGAGGACAAGgaaaaggaagaggaggaggaagagagtgagGAGGTGGAGGAGCTCGGCGGAGAGGAATCGGAGGATGACGTGGCGAGTGGTGGCTCGGAGACGACGACGGATACAGATACCGACAccgatgatggatatgaagatgAGGAGGTGGTTTTGGAGGACGGCGCACCTggaattgag GCGGAAGATATACCGGAAATTGAGAAGGAGACTCACAGACTTGCAATTGTTAATCTGGATTGGAGGCATGTGAAG GCTGTTGACTTGTATGCTGTGTTGAGATCATTTCTTCCAAAAGGTGGAGAAATGAAGTCTGTAACTGTCTATCCGTCTGAGTTTGGACTCCAGCGTATGAAAGAGGAAGAACTTCATGGTCCTGTTGGCCTATTTGATGATGAAAATGAGAAaagtgatgaagatgatgacgcCGACGATGATGATGAGGAGCTCATTGCTCAGAAAATGCGGGCTTATGAGAAAAGCAGGCTAAG GTATTATTTTGCTGTTGTTGAATGTGACTCAATTGCCACAGCGGATTACCTCTACAAAAATTGTGATGGAGTTGAGTTTGAAAGATCATCGAATAAACTTGATTTAAGGTTCATCCCTGACTCGATGGAGTTTAAACACCCACCCCGTGATGTTGCGACAGAG GTACCTGCAAGCTACGGGGGTTTGGATTTCCAGACTCAAGCTCTGCAACATAGTAAAATTGATATTTCTTGGGATGAGGATGAGCCTGGACGCAAGACCTTGAAACGGAAATTCACTGATGATCAG CTTTCTGAATTGGAACTGAAGGAGTATTTGGCTTCTGATGAGAGTGAAAGTGATGAGGAGGAGAATGATGATGCCGTAGAGGACAAGACTGATAAAAAGAGTAAAAAACGAGATATGTACCGTGCTTTACTCCTGTCTGGAaatggagaaggagaaggaggagaaggagatgAAGATGCGTCAGAAGGAGACGGTGAAGACAATGACCAGGATATGGAGATCACTTTTAATACTGGCTTAGAGGATATAAGCAAGCGCATCCTAGAAAAGAAAGATAAGGGATCAGAAACAGTTTGGGAGTCCTATCTCAGAAAAAGACGCGAGAAAAGGAAGAATAGGAAAAATAAATCGAAGGACTCATCAGAGGATGAGAGTAGTGACAGTGATCACGAGGCAGCAGATGGACCAGATGATTTCTTTATGGAAGAGCCTTCAGTcgaaaaaactaaaaaaggatCTCAAGGTAAaagtaaaaaagataaaaagcgACAGCAAGATGATAAGGAAGCTGAAGCAAGCAGAAATGAGCTCGAGCTATTACTTGCTGATGACAACGGAGCAGATGCAGGGCCTAAGGGCTACAATTTGAAACGTAAAAAGACCAAGGGAAAGAAGGGTAAAGAGGCTCTAGAAGAGGACAAAATACCAACCGCTGATTTCGAAGATCCACGGTTTTCAGCACTCTTCACCTCATCTCGCTTTGCTCTGGATCCGACAGATCCGCAGTTCAAAAG GAGTGCCGCTTATGCTCGGCAGGTAGCACTGAGACAGTCAAAGGCAGACCGAGAAGTGCCAGAAAAGGAAGTGAAATCCGATGTTTCACCGTCGAAGATGGAGAAATCATCGTTAATTAAATCGATCAAGATGAAAGCCCAGCCCTTACAAGGTAAGAtgccaa
- the LOC137747777 gene encoding uncharacterized protein, whose protein sequence is MGGLGNDSADMTTVSRHRFGDNSDEPAFSISIIENVKEEYGLFVWPCSLVLAEYVWQQTLRFSGAGVVELGAGTSLPGLVAAEVGADVTLTDDSSRLEVLNNMRRVLDLNKLEGNVMGLTWGAWDASTFSLNPKFILGADVLYDASALDDLFATVTFLLQNSPGSVFITTYHNRSGHRLIEFLMVKWGLKCAKLLDAFSFMPSYKASGVSGNLQLEEIVVDSEWADTTELH, encoded by the exons ATGGGAGGGCTGG GAAATGACTCGGCCGATATGACGACGGTGTCGCGTCACCGTTTCGGGGACAACTCGGACGAGCCGGCCTTCTCCATCTCCATCATCGAGAACGTGAAGGAAGAGTACGGTTTGTTCGTGTGGCCCTGCAGCTTGGTACTGGCGGAGTATGTTTGGCAACAGACATTGCGCTTCTCCGGCGCGGGCGTAGTCGAG CTTGGCGCTGGAACTTCCTTGCCCGGTTTGGTTGCCGCCGAAGTTGGTGCTGACGTCACTCTCACTGATGATTCGAGTAGATTGGAG GTGCTGAACAACATGAGAAGAGTGCTTGACCTTAATAAACTCGAGGGCAAT GTAATGGGATTGACATGGGGAGCTTGGGATGCATCAACATTCAGCTTAAACCCGAAATTTATTCTCGGCGCTGATGTATTGTATGATGCTAGTG CCCTTGATGACCTCTTTGCCACCGTGACATTTCTGCTCCAAAATTCTCCGGGGTCAGTCTTCATAACAACATACCATAATCGAAG TGGGCATCGTCTTATTGAATTCTTGATGGTCAAATGGGGATTGAAGTGCGCGAAGCTTCTTGACGCCTTTTCGTTTATGCCATCCTACAAGGCATCCGGGGTAAGTGGCAACCTTCAACTGGAAGAGATCGTTGTGGATAGTGAATGGGCTGATACAACGGAATTGCATTAG
- the LOC137748575 gene encoding uncharacterized protein → MAFAHYPTSIRLQASKQPKTSILKPPPPSPSFSSLTLPLKPRNLSLFSRPRIPGHKGNYTSPPSAQAEPQGPRASSAADAFTNFKHLLLPITDGNPYLSEGTRQAIATVAALAKKYGSDITVVVIDDQQKESLPEHETQLSTIRWHLSEGGFQEYKLLERLGEGNKPTAIIGEVADDLNLDLVVISMEAIHSKHIDANLLAEFIPCPVILLPL, encoded by the exons ATGGCATTTGCTCACTACCCAACGTCCATTCGCCTCCAAGCCTCAAAGCAACCAAAGACTTCGATTCTGAAACCACcacctccttctccttccttttcCTCTCTTACTCTTCCCCTCAAACCTCGCAACCTCTCCTTATTTTCAAGGCCCCGAATTCCGGGGCATAAAGGTAATTACACTTCTCCACCGTCGGCGCAGGCGGAGCCGCAGGGGCCTCGGGCGAGTTCAGCTGCGGACGCCTTCACTAACTTCAAGCATCTGCTGCTGCCCATCACCGACGGGAACCCATATCTCTCCGAGGGCACAAGACAG gcTATAGCTACGGTTGCTGCTTTGGCGAAGAAGTATGGGTCTGACATTACGGTTGTGG TGATCGATGATCAGCAGAAGGAGTCGTTGCCGGAACACGAAACCCAGCTTTCGACTATCCGTTGGCATCTCTCCGAAG GTGGGTTCCAAGAATACAAGCTGTTAGAGCGACTCGGGGAAGGGAATAAGCCAACAGCCATCATCGGCGAGGTTGCTGATGACCTGAATTTGGATTTAGTTGTTATAAGCATGGAAGCTATTCACTCCAAGCATATCGATGCAAACCTGCTTGCTGAGTTCATTCCTTGCCCTGTCATCCTTTTGCCATTATAA
- the LOC137748290 gene encoding peroxidase 64-like, which produces MAFNLAFLSSIFIILSVFSAVTNALSSNYYDKSCPNVDQIVSNAVKKATSNDRTVPAALLRMHFHDCFIRGCDASVLLNSKGGNKAEKDGPPNISLHSFYVIDDAKKQVEASCPGVVSCADILALAARDAVVQSGGPNWAVPKGRKDGRTSKASETVQLPAPTFNISQLQQSFSQRGLSLNDLVALSGGHTLGFSHCSSFQNRIHSFNATHDVDPTLNPSFAAKLKNTCPIKNRPKNAGATMDPSTTTFDNTYFKLILQGKSLFSSDQALLSFPKTKGLVTKFASSKQAFLDAFVNSMIKMSSINGGQEIRKDCRVVN; this is translated from the exons ATGGCTTTCAATCTAGCATTCTTGAGCTCAATCTTCATCATCCTTTCGGTATTTTCTGCAGTGACTAACGCGCTAAGCTCGAATTACTACGACAAGAGCTGTCCCAATGTCGATCAAATCGTTTCTAATGCCGTCAAGAAGGCGACATCCAACGACAGAACTGTCCCGGCTGCTCTACTCCGGATGCACTTCCACGACTGCTTCATTAGG GGCTGTGATGCATCTGTGCTGTTGAACTCCAAAGGAGGCAACAAAGCTGAGAAAGATGGGCCACCAAATATTTCTCTGCATTCGTTTTATGTCATTGACGATGCAAAGAAACAAGTGGAGGCTTCCTGCCCTGGTGTCGTTTCATGTGCTGATATCTTGGCTTTGGCAGCAAGGGATGCTGTTGTGCAA TCCGGAGGTCCGAACTGGGCTGTGCCGAAAGGACGAAAGGATGGAAGAACATCGAAGGCTAGCGAGACCGTGCAGCTGCCGGCTCCAACCTTCAACATATCTCAACTGCAGCAGAGCTTCTCGCAGAGAGGTCTGTCCTTGAACGACCTGGTGGCTCTTTCAG GAGGGCACACTCTAGGGTTCTCCCACTGCTCATCGTTCCAAAACAGAATCCACAGCTTCAACGCCACACACGACGTTGATCCAACACTGAACCCGTCCTTTGCTGCAAAGTTGAAGAATACGTGTCCCATCAAGAACAGGCCGAAGAATGCCGGTGCCACCATGGATCCTTCTACAACAACCTTTGATAATACATACTTCAAGTTGATCCTCCAAGGGAAGAGCTTGTTTTCTTCGGATCAAGCTCTGCTCAGTTTTCCGAAGACTAAAGGTTTGGTTACTAAGTTTGCTTCCTCAAAACAAGCGTTCTTAGACGCTTTCGTGAATTCCATGATAAAGATGAGCAGCATTAATGGTGGGCAAGAGATCAGGAAGGACTGCAGGGTAGTAAATTAA